The Branchiostoma lanceolatum isolate klBraLanc5 chromosome 17, klBraLanc5.hap2, whole genome shotgun sequence genome contains the following window.
tttttatttcttccaCAGTCAGAAGGAACGCTCCTAGCGACAGGGTCATACGATGGGTTCGCAAGAATTTGGTCCACAGACGGTAAGTATCGTTATCGTTTTCTGCAACTGTAACtttccattaggccacaccaattcaatttcttggttaagggaatgtttaaaaaaaagctagattacaaaatcaatatgaaaacagaatctcagaggaaagttttaatgatgtcctcgtgctaaaattttacaaaaatctgttaaccaaggaattaaattggtgtggccttaggtcaTTATTACATGTTTTTCCAAGTATGTATGATAGTTTTAGATCCTGTCCAAGGCTTGTGAAGGATTATTCCATCTTCAAATGTATTTTCCTATatttgtatttgaaaacctgttCCATGTACACATTGATGGTTCGGAACTGGTGTGTGCCTGAAAAGGAAAAGATAGCAAAAGTTATGATCTTGCTATTTCATAGCTGAATAATTGAAGCATTTTTGTAagtgatgtttgtgttgttttgcaGGTCGGTTGGTCACAACGTTAGGCCAGCACAAAGGTCCCATATTTGCGCTGAAGTGGAATAAAAAAGGGAATTACCTACTTAGCGCAGGTGTAGATAAGGTGAGCTGGACATTCCTTGatataaaaaacacatttatatgTTTTATACTGGGTTCAACTATTTTCTTGGTAATGGCAAGTTAGTACCTTCATGAACTATGTTTATGTGGACAAAAGTCTTATCTAGTTACGGTGGGTTATATGGATTATGTTTGGTACGGTGCATGTGGGTCCCGAAGATGCACAACATTTGTGGACCATTTAGTATTTTCctttgcactgcagcagaacttctgtttggGATGTGGAATGAATAGTACCACATTATATCACTTAAATGGATAAGAACACAAAATAgtgatatacatacatatgacatctgattgtcttgttttcCTGTAGACCACAATTATCTGGGACGCTCACTCAGGGGAAGCCAAGCAGCAGTTCCCGTTCCACTCGGCGCCAGCGCTGGACGTCGACTGGCAGACCAACACGAGCTTCGCGTCCTGCTCCACAGACATGTGCATCCACGTCTGCAAACTGGGCGTGGACAAACCCATCAAGACATTCCAGGGGCATTCGGTGAGTTGGACAGGTTTTGGAAAGTTTATTTGTGTCTCCCCCTAAACCACCTTGGCCTTAGTTCCTCCCACAACATCGTGTTGTATTGGTAGACAAACAGTGCTCTTCAGAGATCTCGGTTATTTGCCGCTTTCTCCATTCAAGCGTGACATAACACACCAATTTTGAACAACAAgttagaccagactgtaaggtttggtccactcacacagggatggACCCCttgtctttttgataagtgcttTGGGATTTGTAACATGCTCAAGgagtgagtgaaggtgtgtctctccttgtggaagctaggtactcattttcctcccgagtcgagtgaggaaataggtgttaagtacACTGGGGCCGGATGTTCAGTTGTGACTTAGGCAATCTGGCACTTGGCTACGTGATACAAAGAATTTGTGAAGAACGCTTTAACGATGAATTCTGGATAACAAATAACGTGCTACGTAGAATTGAAGTCACCAGTTTGCTTCACGAATAATTCACTGACAACTCTTAACGTTGAATTACAGTGGGCTAGCTACAATTATCAGTAAATCAAAATTGCTCACTACGCCTCATAGAAGAAGGCATGCACACCCTCAGCTTAAGAGCACTGAGCACTTGATGAGCCGACATAGAGCGTTCGTTTTGCTTTCACCCCTCGGGCACATAAATCTTCAACAGTCCATTACCATCTTTTCTTATCATCACACCGAAAGAAGAGTTtgccaaatgatgatgatgatggtgatgcgCTCGTAACAGATAGTGTTTATCTCCAGCTTTCAATCAAGCTTGGTTGTTTCAAATGGCTTCCCTGCATTCTCCAGTGACATATGTTCCATTATGTGCCATATGTTCCATTATGTTGCAAGATACGAGTACAGTGTATGATTAAGATATATGTATGATAGCCAGATGTACAGATCGTTTTTAAACACAAGAAGAATCTGAGGAATGTCTTTGATCAAATGCAGTCTTGCACTGCTCTTACAGTTCTTTAATATCCATGTGATGTGTCTTTTACAACTTGATGTTTTGATAAAGAAGATGTTTGgagtggataccggttcagcataataaggttcaagtccaagtttaggtccaaaaatttaggttcaggtccggacctgaacctggacctaatcctgtccagttgatgttttgttttattagaccaatattaagcatagagaataatactgacacgcacgactataaatgtttcttggtgagaagactttcaaataaccagtgtttgatatttgaatattgcacatgttttaaatgccttttttgtcagaggtgagactcaaaacactttttatcaaacaaacaaaaagaaatatatttgtactttgttcagttttttttggactcaggtttttggctttaggttttttggactcgcttcttggatgttataaaggtccgaatcaggtccagcgaaccggtatcaaCCCCTAGAAGATGTTGATATGTACAAGGTGCTGTCATTAATAACTACTGCTGTTTCATGTTGCTTGACCTATGGTGCAAGTTTGTGAGGCTTTGTCCATTTCTGTGCTCCAGAATGAAGTGAATGCCATCAAATGGGATCCATCAGGCACCCTGCTGGCCTCCTGTTCAGACGACATGACACTCAAGGTATGTGTGCCAACCAACTTACAGTCAAGCTCTGTTCTAGCTCCAACAGGCAAACCTACACATTAACACTCATAAACGTgtacatacacactcacaccaggaCTGTCTCCTGGAACCATCCTCTGTCcctggatggaaatttgcttgttggaacgaaaaaaaatgtcacccaatCCATGTGAAAAATCTGAACTTGACATGACATTGATGAAAAGGTATTGTCGTAAGCTTAaatcaaaatgacagatttaacaatgaaatttaACATAATGGgctcccacacacacacacacactcacatgcacacacacacacacacatgcactcactcacatgcacacataccCTCGCacagaaatacaaacacacacagcaaCACAAACTCACATACTCAAAATCGCACACTTGTGTGCTTAAGAAAACCTGTgtttttgtcatcttttcatCCACccatatcattttcttacaATTAGTTAGATTTATTGCTAAATCTTCCATTTTTCTGTGTGCAGATCTGGAGTATGAAACAGGACAGTTGTGTACACGACCTCCAGGCACATACAAAGGAGATCTACACAATCAAGTGGAGTCCTACAGGTCCTGGCACCAACAACCCCAATGCACAGCTCATGTTAGCCAGGTAAGGGCACCAACAACCCCAATATGCACAGCTCATGTTAGCCAGGTAAGGGCACCAACAACCCCAATATGCACAGCTCATGTTAGCCAGGTAAGGGCACCAACAACCCCAATATGCACAGCTCATGTTAGCCAGGTAAGGGCACCAACAACCCCAATATGCACAGCTCATGTTAGCCAGGTAAGGTCACCAACAACCCCAATGCACAGCTCATGTTAGCCAGGTAAGGGCACCAACAACCCCAATGCACAGCTCATGTTAGCCAGGTAAGGGCACCAACAACCCCAATATGCACAGCTCATGTTAACCAGGTAAGGTCACCAACAACCCCAATGCACAGCTCATGTTAGCCAGGTAAGGGTGCCAATAACCCCAATGCACAGCTCATGTTAGCCAGGTAAGGTCACCAACAACCCCAATGCACAGCTCATGTTAGCCAGGTAAGGGCACCAACAACCCCAATATGCACAGCTCATGTTAACCAGGTAAGGTCACCAACAACCCCAATGCACAGCTCATGTTAGCCAGGTAAGGGTGCCAATAACCCCAATGCACAGCTCATGTTAGCCAGGTAAGGGCACCAACAACCCCAATGCACAGCTCATGTTAGCCAGGTAAGGGCACCAACAACCCCAATATGCACAGCTCATGTTAGCCAGGTAAGGGCACTATCAACTTTTATGCACAGCTCATGTTAGCCAGGTAAGGGCACTATCAACCCTAATGCACAGCTCATGTTAGCCAGGTAAGGGCACCAACAACCCCAATGCACAGCTCATGTTAGCCAGGTAAGGGCACCAACAACCCCAATGCACAGCTCATGTTAGCCAGGTAAGGGCACCAACAACCCCAATGCACAGCTCATGTTAGCCAGGTAAGGGCACCATAaagcgagccgtagcaaagccgcgaTGCACTGTCAGCTATGGAAAAAACGATGTGATTTGTCTCAAGCATTTTACATCAAGTTCGACTGTtagagagaaagagaagagGGTTACGAATAACCCCACTAATCTAACACAAAGTGTTGGCCTGTACAAAattaaatcttgttaaacaattTCCCACCACCCACATTTCTCCTTGATGTCCttcgtttgttcattcattcagacccttgtcgtgtccagtggcacatagggcagcaagtttcctagctgtttctgtagcagggtatattttcacaggtaGGGGTTGCTAGGCCTTCCccttaacgtgcttgaggcacctcctcgaacatgggaccccacTTTGATGaccgtttatttctgttttgttccaGTGCGTCGTTTGACTCGACGGTGAGGTTATGGGACGTAGAAAGAGGGGTGTGTATCCACACGCTCACCAAGCACCAAGAACCTGTGTACAGCGTTGCGTTCAGTCCCGACGGAAAGTACCTCGCCAGTGGGTCCTTCGACAAATGTGTCCATATATGGAATACACAGGTACGCATGGtgttctctgattggttgttcatttatttgtttgtccaTGTATGGAACACACAGTTACGCATGGTGTCGCCTGATTGGTTGTTCATTTGTTCGTCCATATATGGAATAGGTAGGTAAGTAAGAATACACAGGTATGGAATGCGCATGGTTTAATataaagactctttgtacacaaccaagtgttttaacttttatgccactgacgttttggtgactgtcgccttcttcagggcaattctgactggttcacattgcactgcagcatatTTGTCGCTTCTTatagatggtcaccgaaacatcagtggaataaaacacttgtttttgtacatgtgtacatgtaggtactcattttcacctgagtcgagtgttaggtgtaaagtgcctttcccaagggcacaacagtTAGACCtgccagggatttgaaccccaAACCCTCAGATTCTAACtcagcaaccctaaccacaagaccagcTTGCCTTGTTTCTCCTTGCCCTTCAACACTAAGTGAtaaatatttatgaatattggTGGGTTTGGTGGCCAGTGAAGCAGAGTTGATAGGGGCTTAGTTGGTGTAGTGTACCATGAAGGGTCCAAATGGGTCAGTGATGAGATCTATGCACTCTCTCTAtcaggagggtctgcatggggggatctgGCAACGCGCGACGCTAGATTTAGAAGGGTTAGAAATGTTTAACGGCAAATTTAGGAAGATGACAATGCTTAACTGTAAGTTGGCGCACATTCGTATATGCACTGCGTAAAATTTGGATGTCTTAATGGCAAACAGTGGCACAACTGCATGTCCTATTGTAATTTGTCACTTAATATGCTCAACAGTGAATTATGGATAGCGAGCTACATAGAATTAAAGCAACTACAAATGTAATAACGCGTCACGAATCATTTACCCACAACACTGAGCGTTGAATTAGAGTTGGCTGGGTACAATCAACGTGGAATTGAAATAGCTCACTACGCCTgacagaaaaaggcatgcagaccctccatCGTGAGTCAGAAAGCCAGCAGGCTGTGGACAAAGTCCTTGGCCCTGGGTGGGGATTCTTATAGATTTTTGCAGGGGCTGGCGAGGTAGAAGATTTCCTCCGGTTAAGGGTGATTTTTTCTGTTAATACTTCTGTCCTTGGTTCCCTCCGTCCTGTCAGGACCTGGAATTGATTGGAAAACTTGCGCAGCCATGGAATGGGCCGTAAACCTACCGGTCACATTGAATTTAGGAAGTCATTTTCTGATAGCTCCTTGTCAAAATGACATTTTACTTTCTAATATGCAATTGAAAAGATCCTCAAAGACTTTGGTTAGACGTATATATTACCAGGAAAAGAGCTTTCACTTGATAACAGCTTGAAAATTCCATTTGAATATGGGCCTGCATTTGAAAAATCTAAAGTGACCAGCTATATGGTGAAGATAAATGATATTCTCTGTGTTCTTTCTTCTGGCTAAAAGTGCTTTGCATAAGACCAAGTGATATTTATCTGCCAATGTTTTGGTAGCCTTTCTACTACCTTCTTCAatgcaatactgactggttctccTTCCCACTGCTTGGAAATTATTTATTAGTTTTGTACGAAGACCTTTGTTACCTCCAGGAAGGAGGTTCAACTCTGATGAGGGTATTgttgttgtgtatgtgtgttagtgtgtgtgtatgtacgttagtacctataactcaagattcttttgatgaattttggtacgtgggtagttATTGGggtgattttgggcccctagcagtattttcaggtactgcagcattacaggcTGACACCCCAatcctgaaagtagtgtggtatagtccatagaCAACTGGTCTTCCcgtgaggtcaatgacctcaatttggGACACGCCGGCGGCTTAGGACTTGAGAATCAATTGTTATAGTACATGATATGGCTGGGGCAATGGGATTTAGAAATACTTAATATTTTACTGAGGTATGAgaactttgatttcttgttagCCTTTGATTTACCATTTACAACCAGAAACTGTTGTTCAccgatgttgtttttgtttatgtttaccaGAGTGGACAGCTTGTACATAGCTACCGAGGGACAGGGGGCATCTTTGAAGTGTGTTGGAACTCTACAGGAGACAGGGTTGGGGCCAGCGCGTCAGATGGATCAGTAAGTATTCCTTGAATTAGGCCTTTCTGATTTgattactgtaatttttgtttctttcacggtaaccttatgttcacggttttcacggtcacctctgtaccgtgaacttatcatcaccgtgaaaatctgttgttattCATGATTCtctcacacatcctttctgtactagtatatcaattgccgccatcgtgaagttaaagttcagtgaaaatgtccattttccttacaccatgaaattttgctaccgtgaagataaagtgaattacagtatattgacGATATTCTCTGGGTGCCCCAAAACTGATAAGagtgtgtaaaaaaaaggtgATCAAAATACTATTGCCTTTTATTATGATATCTAAACGGTTAGggaggttgaacaaatgactgaacactcATAACATGAAATACCAGACAACAAATTCTTTATcgtttttctttcacatcttctactttgactttggcattctaagACATGCGAAAAATGCAGGAAACTTTTGACGACTCTCAGAATCGCACCACCGGTTGCTAGAACTTAACAGAGCCCAAAGTGAGAGTTGGTCCTGACGAGGTATTAAGTCTGTCAGAAACAACAGGAAGCTGATAGAAAATAGTTTCACTTCACTGAGCATCTAAATAAAGGCAGGAACGGAAATGAAATGTCCACAAGACACGGCAATACTCTGTGTCCTTCATGGGCCGTTTCTCGCAAGGATCAATGAAAATTTGGGCTGGAATCATAATTGAAAGAGCAAAGATGGTGCACCAAGATTGGCCCTGGCACTTACCGAGAAATGTAAAACCTTTCAGTGGTAAGAATATAACGTAAAAGAGCGCTATTCCGGGCTTAATGGCCTATTGTTGGCTTTTATGGTGCGGAATTTGGGCGTTTTAGTGGAGTCGTAAAAAGTAGAAACAGTTTTGTGTACGCACCATAAAACGGCAGAAATCACAACGATTGGAAACTGATTACTCCAAATACAATAGAAAGGCCTGAACTATATGTAGGGGTTTACAACATGGAGGTTATGTAATTAGTTCTTCAAACCCCAAGGCCAAGTGTGGTTCCTAAAGTATAGACCTGTACGTTTGATTGTGTAGTGATCTTGAGGTAAAAAGTTTATGAGGTTTAATGCGTGAGTGTAATACGAATGTTTGACTAACAACTTTTCTCTTTTATCACTCCAGGTCTGCGTGTTGGACTTAAGAACGTTGAAGTAAGGAgggacacactcacacactgtACAAAGAATGAACGATATCGTGTTTGTAGAACTCTTCAAGTTTGGCGCCGCAAGCGACGGATTTTGAGTCTCTTCGGAACACAACATGACCAATCGGAAACCAGACTGTTTGGGATTACCACGGAGCGATGGGGTGTCGTCACGGCGAACAGTTTTCAAACTGACAGCGAGGAATTCCTGATGGATACCTGTCATCACGATCGGCAGCACACGACAACTCCACTCTCTGGACGGACGTTGGGAAAGAGATGAGCATTTCGTCCACGTTGGACGATACTCAGCAACTTGGATACCTCGTATCCCCGAGAAGAAAACGTGTGCACCGCGAGAGACGTTGTGATTTGAAGTCAACATTTGATTGTACCACATACAAAAGCACCCTCTGGAGTGACCAATGTTTTAAACAGCCCAGCCTAGCACATGATTTTTCCTATGTGTATGTTATAAAGTGTATGATTCAGTGTTGTTTCTAGTATTATCCTTATTAACTCCTGCCAAAGCACCACAGATGAGTATACTTATTATTGAATCGTGAAGTAAGGATGATTTGCCCTGTTGTATATTAATTCCGGTGTTGTCCCCTGTATATTTTTGTCCAACTATGTTGATGTTCTCGTTAGTAGGTTTAAGAACAAGAACCAGTGTGTTGATTTGGGTAGGCTTTGCTGTTGTTTTCAGatggtaaaactaaaagacaCTGAGCACCAATCACGGCCCAGGGTTGTGGAGGGGTCAAAATTTAGGAGCTCCTCAGGTGTTCCCTTATTTTACTGTTTTGACTCTTCGACAGCGACCATCAGTGACAGACCAAAACTGTACATAAATCCAGTGATCAGGGTATTGTGTAGAATGGCCGGTGGAGCGACAAAGGGTGAAAGATGATCTGGGACCATGAAAAAGAGACGGGTGGTCGGAAAAGagcagtgcccccctccccaccttatCCGGAAAGGCAACCATTTTCAAGCTGGGGTATGGTCACGggtgaaaggtcaagttcaactGACCCATCAGCCAAACGTATGACAGAACCACTCAAAAGGAAAACCTCAGGGCATGGGTTCGATTCCCGAGGCTGTAAAAGAGCAGATGAGCCTTCAAAATTCAGATGATTTGATTTTCAAAGGCCTGAGGGGGCAACCAGTATAAAGCACACATATGTTGCAACATGAGGAAGTTGTGTCCCAAGATGCATCATCGCTCTGGGATTACGTCCCAGGATGCACTGTTGTGAGGTCAAGTCCCGGAATGCATTACTGTGAGGCTGTGTCCCAAGATTCATTGCTGGAGGACTGTGATTTTCTCTGCTGCTCACTCGGTCGTGTGTAACTGCCACGTCAGATTTGTAATCTTAgcagataaaaacaacaactttgtaAGGTACACAGAACCAAGGTGTCCGACACATTTGTATCTCTCTCTTTACATCTGTAGCACAGACATTTTCTACTGACAGAGGATTTTGATAAATTCGGTATGATGAGTGCAGTCGCTGTTGTGTGTAACTAAGGGGATATATCAACCAAGCGAGGGTCCATCTCAAATCAAGCAGGCATTTATTTTAGCAGCTCATTTTGTGGCTTAACCAACCTTGGCCGGCAAAAGCTCTTTTTTTAGTTTGGCTTTTTTGTGTTACCGGTGATAGTACCATAACATGGTGACTACATTCGTATATTGTGGCTAAAAGTGCAACAAGTTTTCCATGTCTCTGCTTTTAGCCACtactttgtctgttttgtttgtccCACTGCGGGTGTTAAACTGCCACGatttcaaaattaaaaaaaaaaattgccccGAAAGGGTTAGATTGAAATTTGGCAGCTTGATTGTGTAAGTGACATGTTTGCTTGCCTGTGACTTTTACGTTGAAGGAACTCAACGTTAAAACCCTGCTCAAATTCCCTCCATCCAGATGTATCCTGTGCTGTGTGGTCGATCGCAGGACTTGATCTTTAAACAATTTGTATCTATGATTGTCTGGTAACGTTGGTATGTACAAAATTGTTCCTGTATGATAGTCCCTAGATATGTACTGATTATATTTCAAAAAGAATTGTACAAAGAAGATGCACTGTTAGATTTTTTAATGTCCAGAGACGTCACTAATATTGGGATTGCTATTTTTGGTAGGTAGCTTGCAGGCTTTGTGTCCATAAGCCAGTGTTATCCATGTATTATTATGTCACGTGGTAATCTTTGCTGCAAATTCGCTGCTGATTTTCTTCTACTGCGTGCTGACATGCcacactgcccccctcccccatgacaTTGCCGCTAGAGAGACAAAGTTTGACAGTGTGTCACATTTAGAGTCCACAGACTTTGTTGCACACCCAAGTTGTTTTTCTACCACTCTACATTTATGAAAATATGTTTGTCCTATCATGCAAAAGGTGAAGTTCAAATTGCAACCAAAAGATTGAGCTCAAGGTCATCAGATTTTATGCCACTTTTCATGTTACTTCAACATCCTTTTGTACATTGCTTGGATGAGTTTTCAAAACCAACTTGGgtgtacaacacacacacaactcatTAAAAATGTACCGCTGCAACATCTCTTTTCAAGCAGCACCTCTGTaaaacagtttgttttgttCGCTGATGATTATACGATTGTGTAGTTCTCCCTCACTCTGTCTGCTGTATGTGTGCTGCTGTACATAAGAAGCTGTCACAGTTCGGACATATGAAGGATACGTGGGGATAAGAACGGATCATATTATGTTGCCCGAGCCAGTCCTGGAAGCTGAGCTGAAGTTgttaaaatcaatttttataAACATTTGCGAGTTCAAGTAATCTATTATGTTATCTCTAACACAAAATGTACTACATTTATTTCTAATGGCTTGTTAAATGTTTTGGTATATCgaaaaaagtttatttttcaaagattcTGATTGCACTCAAGCGGGTTAAACGCAAGTTCACTTACAAATCATGTGTATTGCCGTCTAGAAAAATGTTGACTTTTGATTGTATGTGCCACGGTGATTGATAGAAGAATGGTGAaataaaaatgcacttttcaattctgaaacattttttattAGAACAAAACTTGTATTACATTTCAGCTCAGCTTGCCGCGTGGACTCCTAACCCTGGTTGTTGATTGATACAAGGTGCTTTTTGCTTCTGAGTTGCTGGCCCGTGCAGTGTCTAATTCAGCATACTTTCTGACAGAAGAATCCTACCTCTGAACCTGTAGCTTTCGTGATTTAAAACCCAGTCTGGAATAAAAAATTGCTATATTTTGATATGACGGAACTGGTGTTTGCAATTTCTCTCTGTGTCTTGGAACCTGTTCTAGGTAGATCTAGCACACACTGACAATAGCATTTAGTTTGAGGTAAATGCAGTTAAATCCAGCATACACAGACTTAAGCATCAAGTTTAAGGTAAATTTAGCATACACTGACTCCATTTAGTTTAAGGTAAATGTATCATACACACTAGCATTTAGTTTAAGGTAAATTTAGCATACACACAAGCATTTAGTTTTAGGTAAATCTAGCATACACAGACTAGAATTTAGTTGCAGGTAAATCCAGCATATGCAGACTTGCATGTAGTTATAGGTAAACTTAGCATACACAGACCAGACTATAGCTAACATTTAGTTTCAGATAGATTCAGTGTACACAGACTAAGCATCTAGTGTAAGGTATATCTTAGCTAGCAAACACTGACTGGAGTATGTAGTTCTAGGTAAATCTAGCATATACAGTACAGACTCAAGCTTTTACAGTAGTTTATGGTAATTAAGCATACGCAGACTCAGGCATTTAGTTTTAGATAAATGAAGTTACATTGCCAGTTCGTTACTgttcgtttcgctacatggcgaGTCCTTTCGCCTCGCAACAAGTTGTTTCGGTACATTTAAATGTTATTTCTCTAAATATACAAATACTGTGTAAATGTCTTTCATAACTTAGCGCAATTAGGTGCAGTTCTGTGAGATACCTT
Protein-coding sequences here:
- the LOC136423609 gene encoding F-box-like/WD repeat-containing protein TBL1XR1 isoform X2 yields the protein MSISSDEVNFLVYRYLQESGFTHSAFTFGIESHISQSNINGALVPPAALISIIQKGLQYVEAEISINEDGTILDNRGIEALSLIDAVMPDVVQSRSQALREKIAAEKVANAAKAEAQINGEDTTNNVDTNHVDAMEVDGTMEIPPSKATVLRGHESEVFICAWNPTSDMLASGSGDSTARIWNLTANNNSANQLVLRHCIREGGQEVPSNKDVTSLDWNSEGTLLATGSYDGFARIWSTDGRLVTTLGQHKGPIFALKWNKKGNYLLSAGVDKTTIIWDAHSGEAKQQFPFHSAPALDVDWQTNTSFASCSTDMCIHVCKLGVDKPIKTFQGHSNEVNAIKWDPSGTLLASCSDDMTLKIWSMKQDSCVHDLQAHTKEIYTIKWSPTGPGTNNPNAQLMLASASFDSTVRLWDVERGVCIHTLTKHQEPVYSVAFSPDGKYLASGSFDKCVHIWNTQSGQLVHSYRGTGGIFEVCWNSTGDRVGASASDGSVCVLDLRTLK
- the LOC136423609 gene encoding F-box-like/WD repeat-containing protein TBL1XR1 isoform X1 yields the protein MSISSDEVNFLVYRYLQESGFTHSAFTFGIESHISQSNINGALVPPAALISIIQKGLQYVEAEISINEDGTILDNRGIEALSLIDAVMPDVVQSRSQALREKIAAEKVANAAKAEAQINGEDTTNNVDTNHVDAMEVDGTMEIPPSKATVLRGHESEVFICAWNPTSDMLASGSGDSTARIWNLTANNNSANQLVLRHCIREGGQEVPSNKDVTSLDWNVKSQPWEGDQEVPSNKDVTSLDWNSEGTLLATGSYDGFARIWSTDGRLVTTLGQHKGPIFALKWNKKGNYLLSAGVDKTTIIWDAHSGEAKQQFPFHSAPALDVDWQTNTSFASCSTDMCIHVCKLGVDKPIKTFQGHSNEVNAIKWDPSGTLLASCSDDMTLKIWSMKQDSCVHDLQAHTKEIYTIKWSPTGPGTNNPNAQLMLASASFDSTVRLWDVERGVCIHTLTKHQEPVYSVAFSPDGKYLASGSFDKCVHIWNTQSGQLVHSYRGTGGIFEVCWNSTGDRVGASASDGSVCVLDLRTLK